aaatattctgcCGTCCAATGAAATGAAATCAACTGAACGTCACACAACAACCGGCTAACGGTGAAGCACCTGAACGTCACACAACAACCGACTAACGGTGAAGCACCTGAACGTCACACAACAACCGGCTAACGGTGAAGCACCTGAACGTCACACAACAACCGGCTAACGGTGAAGCTCCTGAACGTCACACAACAACCGGCTAACGGTGTGCTGGAGCCGACCATGTGTACAAAGCACCGGTCCGGGGGCTCAGGGGCGCCCGCTGCTCCTCGGGTCGGTCCACTTCCAGCTCTGACTCGAGTCGGGGGGGGAGCTCCTtgagtaaaatataaaaacattttattcgaACCATTCCTTTCTTCACCACCATCAACAGGACCAAGAGCCGAGTTCCCTAGAGGCTCGGGAGTGTTCCCTGGTCATGACATCACGATATGAACTGTACGAACTATACGAACTATACGAACTATACGAACTTTACGAACTATACGAACTATATGAACTATACAAACTATATGAACTATACGAACTATATGAACTACACGAACTATATGAACTATATGAACTATACGAACTATATGAACTACACGAACTATATGAACTATACGAACTATACGAACTATATGAACTATACGAACTATACGAATTTTACGAACTATACGAACTATATGAACTATACGAACGATATGAACTATACGAACTATACGAATATTACGAACTATACGAACTATATGAACTATACGAACTATATGAACGATATGAACTATATGAACTATCTTAGCTACATTCACTATCCCATAACTGTATTCTGTGTCTCCTCACCAGGCTCTACTGGAGCGCTTGGAGGACTCTCTGGCCCAGGCGGCCCAGGAAGAGGCCTCTGAAGCCGACTACGAAGGGACCAACCGGGACCCTGAGGACAGCCCGGCCGGCAGGGGATGGACCCTGGACCCGGAGGGGAACCGAGAGCCCTCCGGACCAGAACCGCCTCCAGGACTCGGCGGCAGGACTCTGAGCCAGAGGAGCCGCCTGCAGGACCTGCTGCTGACAGCCAGGAGGCAGACCTCCTCCGGCTGCTTCGGGGCCCGCATGGACCGCATCGGGAACGCCAGCGGCCTGGGCTGCAACACCGGGAGAGGTGAGGCCTCGGGACCACGGGGAGGACCGatccaggtcacatgacctgctATAACTGATCCTGTTTGTGTTGTCCCCCTTCAGGGTAGCCGCCAGCctccaggtcaaaggtcaaaggtggaTTAGAGTTTGATCTCCAACTGAAGGAACAACACTGAGATGCACACGTGTGGTTTTACATGAGTCACAGCTCAGCTGTGTGAATATCTATCTATACatctaaatatatcaatatctaTGTAACACATTCTCACTATACCCTGTGTAACAATAAAGACCTCAAGGAGATGCTTTAACTACTGATGTGTTTATTGttgataacaaataaataaataaataaacttttttcAAACCAAGaattcttcttttgttgttttatttttcctatAATCTcatgaaacacattttaacTGACTTGGTGGTTCTAGGGCTGATAAATAAAGTCAAgttaggaaaaagaaaagaagaaaaggttcATAAAGAATCCTCCATGGGATATTCTGGAGTCTTTAAACCATCACTAAGGCATGCTGGGTAATCAGGAATAAAACGGATGGGCGGACTGAAGCTAATATCataatatcataatatataatCAAAATCATAAAATCATGATttcataatatatcataatatctAAATGCTTGTGTAAGGAGGTGATTCATGCAGGTACATGACTGATGGTGTGTTTATTGTTGTGACACGTTGCCATCACACTGCCCAGATGCATTATGGGAGGATGGAGATGATTACAGTAACATTAGTGGAGCATGATTAATCCTCTGGAGTCTGAACCTGGACAACATTGATATAAATAGTTGTACAATCGTCAACCATATTGCACAAACATGATCTAAACAACACTCAACGTgttggtatttatttattaatattattattttacctcCCCGCTGTGGCTCATCATCGCTCATCACAGAGCTCCCTCATGTGGAGctcttcatattcatatttgaaTTCTATTGCCGATCATTATATCATTTCTATTTCTAAAGCAAAGATATTGTATTGTAGAAATACAGAGTTGCTTAATAAATGTAGTTGTAGCTCATTTATTACACAAGAAAACACGACAAAGGTGCATTGTTTAATGCTCTGAGAAACATAAACAATGTTATCATTACTGCAGGCTGCCCCACAGCACCATCTAGTGGTGGAAATGCACATTACATAAATACAATGGTACGGCTCCGACACCCACAGGGGAGAAAATGACCCGCGGTCGCCATCTGGCGGTCATTCTTGTGTAGTGAAGGAACACGGCGCGCATCCCTTACTTGATGTAGTTATTGATAAAGTTGGAATAATCTATCGGGACGGATCGACTGTTTTAATAACCAACTGCCAAAAGATAGACAGACATCCAACTGGCCACGGTTTAatgaattttaaataaaatgtaacctAAACGTGTGTCGTTGTTGCAAAACAAACCAAAGACCGAACTGCTTCTGTTTGTTAAATATCTACGGAAACGCTTCACTTCATTAAGCGAATAACGCTTTAGTTACCATGGTTACAGCGCCGCCATGTTTATGCTGGTGAACTTTGACCTGgttcttcaatagcttcactattatgcCCATGTAGAAAATATTAGTAGTGTTCTTTCATTAAACTgtcaaaacacaaataaatatgaatatatatatattcatttatttgaataTGAAGCTCAGCCGCTCACATTGAGGGGAGCGTGGTCTCAGATGAAGCTCCGTCCCAAAGCACAACCAGCTTGTTGGAAGTGAAGCTCACGCGCTGCGGCGGGAAAGTGGGAgtacgagaggaggaggaggaggaggaggaggaggaggaggaaacccccGGAAAGAAGAGTTTCTCTGGGAAACAAAGGCTGGAGCTCCCGCCGCCCCGAGGTGAGCCGGTGGAGCCGGCGGAGCTGCTACTTTGATCGGGTAACGCCGCCGGGAACCGGGGGAAGACCTCCAGAGGGCAGGTGAGTGACCCGGTGAACAGGGGGATTATCCGTGAAGACCCGGTTTAAAAACAGCTTAGTGTAGTAGTTCTAATGTAAGAACAGCCTCATTCTACACCGTGACCTACAAACAGGCTCAGAGAGAGTCTGTGAGTCTGGAAATGAGTGACAGCAACAGGACAGCTGCGTGACGCCACCAGGTTGGTGAATGCACGTGACCTGCAGGTGACCCCGAGGTGTGTTCTCCATGCACACAGCAGACCTGTCTGCAGGAACCAAAGTCCACGGCCTCACCTGATCTCACACCTGATCCATCACAGCCCTACAGCCTGCAGACATGAGCAACAACTATTCCATCATGTCAGAGTTCACCTGCCAAGAGGTTATGAGATGCTGCCGACCAACCAGAGGAAGGCTGACCCCCCCTGACCCCTCCTGACTACGAGTCCCCAGACATGCTGATGGGTCAGTGTGGACCAGGCCACACCGTCACGTCTTTTATTTGCTCTGTCTGAGTGCTGGTCCTCGGAACCAGGATCCATGCATCATGACCATCATGCACTGGGTCCTCcacacagggttcatacggacATGGAACACCTGGACAAGTCTTGGAATTTAATAACAtgtatttccaggcctggaaaagtcctgtaaaagtgttatattcatatgttcatttacacagtttgattagcagaataaacatttatagacatatttattcttttaatcaaactatcgtctcattcatttgtcattgAAGGTTTATACTCAtgtatacacggagatttcacaacatgtttggtcatgtgctttaaagtcctggaaaggtgcaggtcatgtgtgtgagcccaGATCCAGTCTACTGTGTTAGCTCGACGGTCTACAATCCTCAGTCTTCAAACCTTAGTTTACAATCCTCAATCTTCAAACCTCAGTCTTCAAACCTTAGTTTACAATCCTCAGTCTTCAAACCTCAGTCTACAATCCTCAATCTTCATTCCTTAGTCTACAATACTCAATCTTCAAACCTTAGTCTACAATCCTCAGTCTTCAATCCTCAGTCTTCAAACCTCAGTCTTCAAACCTTAGTTTACAATCCTCAGTCTTCAATCCTCAGTCTTCAATCCTCAGTCTACAATCCTCAATCTTCATTCCTTAGTCTACAATACTCAATCTTCAAACCTTAGTCTACAATCCTCAGTCTTCAATCCTCAGTCTTCAAACCTCAGTCTTCAAACCTTAGTTTACAATCCTCAGTCTTCAATCCTCAGTCTTCAATCCTCAGTCTACAATCCTCAATCTTCATTCCTTAGTCTACAATACTCAATCTTCAATCCTCAGTCTTCAAACCTCAGTCTTCAATCCTCACGGGGCCAAACGTCTCCTTCACCAACAGGACCACTAGGTCCTCACTCAGCCTGTAGCTAAGGTACACCACCTGTAGCGTTAGCTCTGGAGCTAGCCTGTAGCTAAGGTACACCACCTGTAGCGTTAGCTCTGGAGCTAGCCTGTAGCTAAGGTACACCACCTGTAGCGTTAGCTCTGGAGCTAGCCTGTAGCTAAGGTACACCACCTGTAGCGTTAGCTCTGGAGCTAGCCTGTAGCTAAGGTACACCACCTGTAGCGTTAGCTCTGGAGCTAGCCTGTAGCTAAGGTACACCACCTGTAGCGTTAGCTCTGGAGCTAGCCTGTAGCTAAGGTACACCACCTGTAGCGTTAGCTCTGGAGCTAGCCTGTAGCTAAGGTACACCACCTGTAGCGTTAGCTCTGGAGCTACCTGTAGCTAAGGTACACCACCTGTAGCATTAGCTCTGGAGCTAGCCTGTAGCTAAGGTACACCACCTGTAGCGTTAGCTCTGGAGCTAGCCTGTAGCTAAGGTACACCACCTGTAGCGTTAGCTCTGGAGCTAGCCTGTAGCTAAGGTACACCACCTGTAGTGTTAGCTCTGGAGCTAGCCTGTAGCTAAGGTACACCACCTGTAGCGTTAGCTCTGGAGCTAGCCTGTAGCTAAGGTACACCACCTGTAGCGTTAGCTCTGGAGCTAGCCTGTAGCTAAGGTACACCACCTGTAGTGTTAGCTCTGGAGCTAGCCTGTAGCTAAGGTACACCACCTGTAGCATTAGCTCTGGAGCTAGCCTGTAGCTAAGGTACACCACCTGTAGCGTTAGCTCTGGAGCTAGCCTGTAGCTAAGGTACACCACCTGTAGTGTTAGCTCTGGAGC
The genomic region above belongs to Pseudoliparis swirei isolate HS2019 ecotype Mariana Trench chromosome 9, NWPU_hadal_v1, whole genome shotgun sequence and contains:
- the nppa gene encoding natriuretic peptides A; protein product: MRTVVLLALLSQLALIHSHVLGRGSSPGELAQIKALLERLEDSLAQAAQEEASEADYEGTNRDPEDSPAGRGWTLDPEGNREPSGPEPPPGLGGRTLSQRSRLQDLLLTARRQTSSGCFGARMDRIGNASGLGCNTGRG